From Pseudoalteromonas sp. Scap06:
TTGAGCAATAATTTTTTCACGCTCTTGCTGACCACGAACAGTTTCTTCGTCAACAATTAGCACGGCACGCTTTTTAGCTTGATCAATGATATCAGCCGCTTGAGCCTTTGCATCTTTAAGCTGTTCTGCAGCTTTCTGTTGCGCTAGTTCTAAGTCTTTCTCGGCTCTATCAGAGGCAGCTAAACCATCTTCGATTTTCTTCTGGCGAGCTTCAATTGCACCGTTTAGTGGTGGCCATACGTATTTCATACAAAATAATACGAACACCGTAAACGCAATTAATTCACCGATAAGAGTGGCGTTTAAGTTCACAACCGCTCCTCCTTAAATAGTAAGCTGTTCAAAAAATAAAATTAAAGTACGAACAACAATACCATCGCGATACCAACACCAATCATTGCTACAGCATCGATTAGACCAGCAAGGATAAACATTTTAACTTGTAGCGATGGTGCTAGCTCAGGTTGACGTGCACATGCTTCAAGGAATTTACCGCCCATGTTACCAAAACCGATTGCTGTGCCGATTGCACCGAAACCGATAAGTAAAGCTACTGCGATGTATTTTAAGCCGTTTAATAATTCTAAAGCTTCCATTTATTTCTCCAAAGTTTCAATTGTATTAAAAGTAAAAGTAAAATTGTAAATATAGTAAATATAGTAATTAGTGATTATCTGAACTTGCCATGCTTAGGTATACGATTGTAAGCATCATGAATACGAATGCTTGCAATACGATTACTAAGATATGGAATACAGCCCACACAAAGTGCAACGGTAGTTGCATTAAACCTACAGCACCTATAAGGATGAAGATTAACTCACCTGCATATAAGTTACCGAACAAACGCAGAGCCAGTGAAAACGGCTTAGAAACCAATGCGATAAGCTCTAGTAATAGGTTGAATGGAATTAAAAGAATCTGCATAGCTGTATTGTTTGAACTAAACGGGTGAAGTGTTAGTTCTTTAATAAAACCGCCGATACCTTTGATTTTAATTGAGTAACCAATCATTAGAATGAACACACCCAGCGCAAGTGCAGCTGTCATGTTGATATCTGTAGTTGGTACAATTTTCATGTATACGTCGTGTGAATCCATACCGAATGCAGTTTCGCCAACAAAGCCAGCAAATGCAGGTAGGAAGTCAACTGGGATTAAATCCATTAAGTTCATTAAGAATATCCAAACGAATATTGTTAATGCTAATGGTGCAATTAGCTTACTTTTACCGTGGAAGGTATCGCGTACGTTGTCGCCAACGAACTCAACAACCATTTCAATGAAACATTGAAGTTTTCCAGGTACACCCAGAGTTGATTTTTTTGCGGCACTACGGAAGATCCATAAAAATATTAGACCTAGTCCGATAGACCATGCGAGGGTATCTATATGCCATGTCCAGAAGCCACTATCCGTACATGCTTTATTGAAGGCAAGACCAGCGTCGGTCGAGCACATCTTAGCATTGGTTAAGTGGTGCTGAATATGGCTAGATAGAGTAACTTCTTCTGCAGCCATGTTATATCCCAAAAGTTAATGTTTAAAAAAAACGGGTGTAAACAATCCTGTAAACAACACCAACACATAAGCACAAAAGAAAGGTAGCAGTACTACCGGATAAAGCTTTAGCATTAGTGCAAACAAAACGATTGTTAGCATAAATTTTAATCCGTTGCCGCGTTTCAACGAGGCATACGCTTGATTTGCTCGACTTGCACCCATATATCTGAATGCATAAAGCGCAAATACAAAGTTAGGAAGTACTGCGACTGCGCCACCAGCTAGAGCTGAAAGTGCGGCATTGGTTTCCCAACCTATAAAAATTATTAGTGCAGCTAAAAGGGCTACAAATCCCTGAAGGCAAATTAATTTTAATGCGGCAAGCCTATACGGGCTTGCTAACTTATTAGTCACTTTTAATTAACCTTTATGACGCTCTAATTGTCAGGGTATGAA
This genomic window contains:
- the atpF gene encoding F0F1 ATP synthase subunit B encodes the protein MNLNATLIGELIAFTVFVLFCMKYVWPPLNGAIEARQKKIEDGLAASDRAEKDLELAQQKAAEQLKDAKAQAADIIDQAKKRAVLIVDEETVRGQQEREKIIAQGHSEIESERNRVTEELRKQVATLAVVGAERILEREINQAAHSDIVEKLVAEL
- the atpE gene encoding F0F1 ATP synthase subunit C, which gives rise to MEALELLNGLKYIAVALLIGFGAIGTAIGFGNMGGKFLEACARQPELAPSLQVKMFILAGLIDAVAMIGVGIAMVLLFVL
- a CDS encoding ATP synthase subunit I, translated to MTNKLASPYRLAALKLICLQGFVALLAALIIFIGWETNAALSALAGGAVAVLPNFVFALYAFRYMGASRANQAYASLKRGNGLKFMLTIVLFALMLKLYPVVLLPFFCAYVLVLFTGLFTPVFFKH
- the atpB gene encoding F0F1 ATP synthase subunit A; protein product: MAAEEVTLSSHIQHHLTNAKMCSTDAGLAFNKACTDSGFWTWHIDTLAWSIGLGLIFLWIFRSAAKKSTLGVPGKLQCFIEMVVEFVGDNVRDTFHGKSKLIAPLALTIFVWIFLMNLMDLIPVDFLPAFAGFVGETAFGMDSHDVYMKIVPTTDINMTAALALGVFILMIGYSIKIKGIGGFIKELTLHPFSSNNTAMQILLIPFNLLLELIALVSKPFSLALRLFGNLYAGELIFILIGAVGLMQLPLHFVWAVFHILVIVLQAFVFMMLTIVYLSMASSDNH